TTGGAATAAGGATGATCAGAAATGGTATCCCAAGAAACGCAGCAACCGGATACATAAAATTATTTGCAATAATATATTCCGGGAATTTTGCAAATAGAACCCCTATAATACTTATCCATCCAACAATTGCAAAATATTTTCTGAAATCTGTCGGGAAGAGAAACAGAAAAAATGCAACAAAGGATATGAGAACAAAAATCTCCTGCATTACATTCCATTATGCATATACCAACAAATAATTTTCACATTTGGAAATTTGAGAGATACACACATATTCCATATCTTAATCTGACCCGACAACAAATAATAGTCTGATGAAATTCTGTCCTAATTGTAAATCACTCATGGTCTCTTCAGAAGGTCTTTTCCGTTGCAAAAGATGCGGACATACAGAAGAGCCCGGCGAAAATATTGAGAAAATGACCATACGCAGTAAAAGGGTGGAGAAGGACATTGTTATCGTTGATGAAGCGGATGATATGATTGTTCTCCCGACCATCACAGTAAAATGCCCGGAATGTGGTCATGATACCGCAGAATGGTGGCTCAGACAACTTCGGTCAGCTGATGAATCTGAAACACGCTTCTTCCGCTGTGTGAAATGCAAATACACGTGGCGCGAATACGACTAAGATAAAAAAAATATTTTTCTTTTTACAGCAGACCAGGTGCTGAAACCCTGAACTGCTGCCAGAGTACCCTTCCGACAACTCTGAAGGTAAAATCAAGTTCATCAAAGCTTGGAATCGAATGCTCACGCAGAATCTTTCTGCCCCGGTTCATCGAATCTCCACCCAGGAGAGAACAGATAATTCGCTTTTCGGTATTCCCTGAAAGTTTCAGTACCTGATTTGCAAGCTGTTCTGATGAAAGGATATTGTTCGGGAAACCTACGAGGAAACACATATCCCAGAGATCATCATGTTTTGCA
Above is a window of Methanogenium organophilum DNA encoding:
- a CDS encoding transcription factor S, which produces MKFCPNCKSLMVSSEGLFRCKRCGHTEEPGENIEKMTIRSKRVEKDIVIVDEADDMIVLPTITVKCPECGHDTAEWWLRQLRSADESETRFFRCVKCKYTWREYD